The Pseudomonas parafulva genome includes a window with the following:
- a CDS encoding M48 family metallopeptidase, which produces MSNGAIRLFRRVGWGLALLLLPLLVLGWSQVQLWRVEVAQAQAQAIRQWLDAPSDTLLQALPKAERNPYIPQADRRERLQRELDRYEAGLGGQSLRKVLAVTSGLLAVLALLTAVGAWLRLRLDAWRALRSIEFLQRHMTQRWRALGKWLVLHLGLLAAALSLALLYELSVATSRVAEGGLTVLFIVLPLASCVLVCLQLARRLHRRWPLVLDQSTSFLGRALDRDSAPGIWRWVEGLAAQLQAPVPDNIVVGLDQGFFVTSVPILLQPAGLPLTGRTLYLPLPYLGILSQAEAGAVIGHELGHFRHQDTERASQTNAQFSMMLAHFSALVGHDEPAPWTQRPTLWMAWQFLHHFQRAVLHWGRSQELLADQAGAAVGGQRLFAQTLLRIIALQPAVDTVLATCGGQGVDRALPGYLERHPLQVGDEVLSAVMAHPFDTHPAAASRLQALNVAPDPALLGAATRAPGVEERHWFGQLCKAPHAQAD; this is translated from the coding sequence ATGAGCAACGGGGCCATACGGCTGTTCAGGCGCGTAGGCTGGGGCTTGGCCCTGCTGTTGTTGCCGCTGCTGGTGCTGGGGTGGAGCCAGGTGCAACTCTGGCGCGTCGAGGTGGCCCAGGCGCAGGCGCAGGCGATACGTCAGTGGCTGGATGCGCCAAGCGACACGCTTTTGCAGGCCCTGCCCAAGGCCGAGCGTAACCCCTACATCCCCCAAGCAGACCGACGTGAGCGGCTTCAACGTGAGCTTGACCGTTATGAGGCGGGCCTTGGCGGGCAGTCTCTGCGCAAGGTCCTGGCCGTCACGAGCGGGCTGCTGGCGGTTCTGGCCTTGCTGACTGCGGTCGGGGCATGGCTCAGGCTCAGGCTGGACGCCTGGCGGGCGCTGCGCTCAATTGAGTTCTTGCAGCGGCACATGACCCAGCGTTGGCGTGCCCTGGGCAAGTGGCTGGTACTGCATCTGGGCTTGCTGGCTGCTGCGTTGAGCCTGGCCTTGCTGTACGAGCTGAGCGTTGCGACCAGCCGGGTGGCGGAGGGTGGGTTGACGGTGCTGTTCATCGTGCTGCCGCTGGCCTCGTGCGTGCTGGTCTGCCTGCAACTGGCCAGGCGGTTGCATCGACGCTGGCCGCTGGTGCTCGATCAGAGCACATCCTTTCTGGGCAGGGCGCTTGATCGGGACAGTGCACCCGGCATATGGCGCTGGGTCGAAGGCCTGGCGGCGCAGCTTCAGGCACCGGTCCCCGACAACATCGTGGTCGGGCTCGACCAGGGCTTTTTCGTCACCAGCGTGCCGATTCTGCTTCAGCCTGCCGGCTTGCCGCTGACGGGCCGCACGCTGTATTTGCCGCTGCCCTACCTGGGCATACTCAGCCAGGCGGAAGCTGGCGCGGTCATTGGACACGAACTGGGTCATTTCCGGCATCAGGACACCGAACGCGCGAGCCAGACCAACGCACAGTTCAGCATGATGCTTGCCCATTTCTCGGCACTGGTCGGCCACGACGAGCCCGCGCCCTGGACGCAGCGCCCAACGCTGTGGATGGCCTGGCAGTTCCTGCACCATTTCCAGCGTGCGGTGCTGCATTGGGGGCGGTCGCAGGAGCTGCTGGCGGACCAGGCAGGCGCTGCAGTCGGCGGGCAACGGCTGTTCGCACAGACCCTGCTGCGCATCATTGCGCTGCAGCCTGCGGTCGATACGGTGCTGGCGACGTGTGGTGGGCAAGGCGTCGACCGAGCCCTGCCTGGCTACCTCGAGCGTCACCCGTTGCAGGTCGGTGACGAGGTGCTGAGTGCCGTCATGGCGCACCCGTTCGACACTCACCCTGCAGCCGCTTCCCGCCTGCAGGCATTGAATGTGGCGCCCGACCCGGCGCTGCTGGGCGCCGCTACCCGGGCGCCGGGCGTCGAGGAACGTCACTGGTTCGGCCAACTGTGCAAAGCGCCGCACGCACAAGCCGATTGA
- a CDS encoding methyl-accepting chemotaxis protein, with amino-acid sequence MSASANEVARNTTDCSDTARSSLVEAQKSQDQVNRNGESIESLATDISGAATAITQLGEDIERVGGVLEVIKSISQQTNLLALNAAIEAARAGEQGRGFAVVADEVRTLAGRTQTSANEIQEMITQLREASNAAVTTMQNGAQRTRESVQQAVGVATTLGTTVGSFDDIVQRAQQIAVAAQEQSHVTQEINELAVRIHAASEEGARDASALRELGKGMQSISARLGGLSRGGR; translated from the coding sequence ATGTCGGCCAGCGCCAATGAGGTCGCGCGCAACACCACGGACTGCTCGGACACAGCCCGCAGCTCATTGGTCGAAGCGCAGAAGAGTCAGGACCAGGTCAACCGCAACGGTGAATCCATCGAAAGCCTGGCGACCGACATCTCGGGCGCGGCCACAGCGATCACCCAGCTGGGCGAAGACATCGAACGCGTAGGCGGCGTGCTGGAGGTGATCAAGTCGATCTCCCAGCAGACCAACCTCTTGGCGCTCAACGCTGCCATCGAGGCCGCACGCGCTGGCGAACAAGGTCGCGGCTTTGCCGTAGTAGCCGATGAGGTGCGCACCCTTGCCGGCCGCACGCAGACGTCTGCCAACGAAATCCAGGAAATGATCACTCAGTTACGCGAGGCATCGAACGCTGCCGTCACCACCATGCAGAACGGCGCGCAGCGCACCCGCGAGTCGGTGCAGCAAGCCGTGGGCGTGGCCACTACCCTGGGTACCACAGTGGGCAGTTTCGACGACATCGTCCAGCGCGCCCAGCAGATCGCCGTCGCCGCCCAGGAGCAGAGCCACGTAACGCAGGAAATCAACGAGCTGGCGGTACGGATCCATGCAGCCAGCGAGGAAGGTGCCCGGGATGCAAGTGCGCTCAGGGAATTGGGCAAGGGGATGCAGTCGATTTCGGCGCGGCTGGGCGGGTTGAGTCGCGGTGGTCGTTAG
- a CDS encoding FAD-dependent oxidoreductase, with product MDIAIVGAGIAGLSAALALRKQGFSPRVFERRRMPAAGGAGVTLWPNASFVLEQLGVLQDIQAVGGRPLAMRRYDAAGNALGGLDIELLDRTMGYPTVTVLRRDLQDVLLAHARRMGIAVEFGHQVMAIDLDAQGKAVARFETGTRICPEVLIGADGRMASVTRQFVAGDNTPRYQGFVNWIGVAQGSGALVDDVSIQDYWGTGQRFGAVAVRPDLVYWAAAQACPLNEGAGRADDRAQVEHRFAQWPEPVSRIIRATSEQAIRRIAVHDLEPLHTWSRANVLLIGDAAHAPLPTSGQGACQALEDAWHLARCLAGAGNEPTEAFEVFTRTRAPKTARLSEQGRGFARALFATDAETCRLRDARVSACDPARDVQVLAAGWAQGLPMAGGMLNTPLTEDGRDSVYRLRG from the coding sequence GTGGACATTGCGATAGTGGGTGCAGGCATTGCAGGGCTGAGCGCAGCGTTGGCGTTGCGCAAGCAGGGCTTCAGCCCGCGGGTCTTTGAGCGCCGTAGGATGCCAGCAGCCGGAGGCGCCGGTGTGACGCTTTGGCCCAATGCCAGCTTTGTGCTGGAGCAGCTCGGCGTGTTGCAGGACATCCAGGCCGTTGGCGGCAGGCCCCTTGCCATGCGCCGGTACGATGCAGCCGGCAATGCGTTGGGAGGCCTGGACATCGAATTGCTGGACCGAACCATGGGCTACCCCACCGTTACGGTGCTGCGCCGGGATTTGCAGGACGTGTTGCTCGCCCATGCACGACGGATGGGGATTGCAGTCGAATTCGGGCACCAGGTAATGGCCATCGACCTGGATGCCCAGGGCAAGGCGGTGGCACGCTTCGAGACGGGTACACGCATCTGCCCGGAGGTGCTGATCGGTGCAGACGGACGCATGGCCTCGGTGACGCGCCAGTTCGTCGCGGGTGACAATACCCCGCGCTATCAAGGGTTCGTGAACTGGATCGGCGTGGCACAAGGGTCGGGGGCGCTGGTGGACGATGTGTCGATCCAGGATTACTGGGGAACGGGGCAGCGCTTTGGTGCGGTGGCAGTTCGACCGGACCTGGTGTATTGGGCCGCAGCGCAAGCATGCCCGTTGAACGAAGGGGCTGGCCGAGCCGATGATCGGGCGCAGGTCGAGCACAGGTTCGCCCAATGGCCCGAGCCCGTTTCACGCATCATTCGGGCAACCTCCGAACAGGCCATCCGGCGCATCGCGGTCCACGACCTGGAACCGCTGCACACGTGGAGCCGCGCGAACGTGCTGTTGATCGGCGACGCTGCGCATGCGCCATTGCCCACCTCCGGGCAAGGCGCTTGCCAGGCCCTGGAAGACGCCTGGCACCTGGCTCGCTGCCTGGCCGGTGCCGGCAACGAACCCACCGAGGCTTTTGAGGTATTTACCAGGACGCGCGCCCCTAAAACCGCACGGCTTTCGGAACAGGGCCGGGGCTTTGCACGTGCCTTGTTCGCGACGGACGCCGAAACGTGTCGGTTGCGTGATGCGAGGGTCAGTGCGTGCGACCCAGCGCGGGACGTGCAGGTATTGGCTGCGGGGTGGGCGCAGGGTTTGCCGATGGCAGGAGGGATGCTCAATACGCCATTGACGGAAGACGGCCGGGACAGCGTTTATCGTTTGAGAGGATGA
- a CDS encoding putative bifunctional diguanylate cyclase/phosphodiesterase, which translates to MKKTLLGVRALMSVPKDNPDLVKAQYIALSRQLPMMYFILLINTLMLAGTHFTVAPRWLVVYCPMIMTLFGLVRGVEWIRTRRRVRSPAQMVMALKRTNTLAPFVAVAFTAWSLALFPYGDSYTQAHVAFYMAITVIGCIFCMMHLLPAALATTAVVNTAFVVFFASTSIITFIATALDVLLVSIAMLVILKAQYTDFTRLVNMQAQTARLSEENLQLANLDSLTGLANRRQFFSRLDTLLPHAGEQDTRLAVGLIDLDGFKPVNDLYGHSVGDRLLYQVGQRLTEMLDQGVHLSRLGGDEFGLIITQALDDEQLRAFGEKLCTRMREPFVLVDIPIQISASLGIATFPDQASSATQAYEYADYALYQSKRHRPGTACLFSAAHRQQLNRQGLTEQALRRADLDREFHMVFQPIVDVRSERTVAFEALARWESPELGNVPPSDFIPIAERIGMVNRLTLPLLTKALDTAASWPAGMRLSFNLSTHDCGSEEAAQQIVELIKSSRFDPTCLDLEITETAAIQDLPQAQRAISRLRELGCGISLDDFGTGYSSLSQIHALSLTKLKVDRSFVTGIQLNPASLKIVKSLIALCQDMQLECIVEGVETAAELSTLKTLGCTWAQGYLFSKPMRPNAIGAWLEAEQLARVQAI; encoded by the coding sequence ATGAAAAAAACACTGCTCGGCGTGCGAGCTTTGATGTCCGTACCCAAGGACAACCCCGACCTGGTCAAGGCGCAATACATCGCGCTGTCGCGCCAGCTGCCCATGATGTACTTCATCCTGCTGATCAACACGCTGATGCTGGCGGGCACCCACTTCACGGTGGCGCCGCGCTGGCTAGTGGTGTACTGCCCGATGATCATGACGTTGTTCGGCCTGGTCCGAGGCGTGGAGTGGATACGTACCCGCAGGCGCGTGCGCAGCCCGGCCCAAATGGTCATGGCACTCAAGCGCACCAACACGCTCGCCCCCTTCGTTGCCGTTGCCTTCACGGCCTGGTCCCTGGCGCTGTTCCCCTATGGCGACAGCTACACCCAGGCGCATGTCGCTTTCTACATGGCCATCACCGTGATCGGCTGTATTTTCTGCATGATGCACCTGCTGCCAGCGGCTTTGGCCACGACCGCCGTGGTCAACACCGCGTTCGTGGTGTTTTTCGCCTCCACTTCCATCATCACGTTTATTGCCACCGCGCTCGATGTGCTGCTGGTATCGATCGCCATGCTAGTCATCCTCAAGGCGCAATACACCGATTTCACCCGGCTGGTGAACATGCAGGCGCAGACGGCCAGGCTCAGCGAGGAAAACCTGCAACTGGCCAACCTGGACAGCCTGACCGGGCTTGCCAATCGCCGGCAGTTCTTCTCCCGCCTCGACACGCTGTTGCCCCATGCCGGCGAGCAGGACACTCGCCTGGCCGTCGGGCTGATAGACCTGGATGGCTTCAAGCCAGTCAACGACCTGTATGGCCACAGTGTGGGCGACAGGTTGCTGTATCAGGTCGGTCAGCGCCTCACCGAGATGCTCGACCAGGGTGTGCACCTGAGCCGGCTGGGGGGCGACGAGTTCGGCCTGATCATCACCCAGGCCCTGGATGACGAGCAGCTACGTGCCTTTGGCGAGAAGCTCTGCACGCGCATGCGCGAGCCGTTCGTGCTGGTAGACATCCCCATTCAGATCAGCGCGTCGCTGGGCATCGCCACCTTTCCAGATCAGGCTTCGTCAGCCACGCAAGCATACGAATATGCCGACTACGCGCTGTACCAGAGCAAGCGTCATCGCCCTGGCACGGCGTGCCTGTTCAGCGCTGCCCATCGCCAGCAACTCAATCGACAAGGGCTGACCGAGCAGGCCCTGCGCAGGGCGGACCTGGATCGCGAGTTTCACATGGTGTTCCAACCCATCGTGGATGTCCGCAGCGAGCGAACCGTTGCGTTCGAGGCACTGGCGCGCTGGGAAAGCCCAGAATTGGGTAATGTGCCACCCAGTGACTTCATCCCGATCGCCGAGCGCATCGGCATGGTCAATCGTCTCACCCTGCCTCTGCTGACCAAGGCACTGGACACGGCTGCCAGTTGGCCAGCAGGCATGCGCCTGTCCTTCAACCTCTCCACCCATGACTGTGGCTCGGAAGAGGCCGCCCAGCAGATCGTCGAGCTGATCAAGAGCAGCCGGTTCGACCCCACGTGCCTGGACCTGGAAATCACCGAAACCGCGGCCATCCAGGACCTGCCGCAGGCCCAGCGCGCCATCAGCCGCCTGCGTGAGCTGGGCTGCGGCATTTCCCTGGACGACTTTGGCACGGGCTACTCCAGCCTCAGCCAGATCCATGCGCTGTCGCTGACCAAGCTGAAGGTGGACCGCTCCTTCGTCACCGGCATCCAGCTCAACCCGGCCAGCTTGAAGATCGTCAAGTCGCTGATTGCGCTGTGCCAGGACATGCAACTGGAATGCATCGTCGAGGGCGTGGAAACCGCAGCAGAACTCAGCACTCTGAAAACCCTGGGCTGCACCTGGGCGCAAGGCTACCTGTTCTCAAAGCCCATGCGCCCCAACGCGATCGGGGCGTGGCTTGAGGCCGAGCAATTGGCCAGGGTGCAGGCGATCTGA
- a CDS encoding helix-turn-helix transcriptional regulator: protein MQSLTPYLDTAFCFDSPGSLAQAGVLDARAAHVMGSATGHYRAQTVRQGLQYFDCHLHFPEPLRIDKVLPESLCIVQMFDGAWQHKVDGRLNHYDTGRLHVLGLSESLEAQDQLPVDSHARMAGVRIAGDALRELAQDDPQFHPLLALLADGMHFDQLPQCPSLSRLFQQLYRSPYSGSLRRLHYESLSLGIVLELASHLSGQALTPEPQQDGGRRDLALETRRLLDTSPTAPPSVAALAKQLKVSETTLRRAFSQQFGCSILQYIRQQRLELARILVLERKWQISQIAYHVGYANPANFCHAYKAYFGHTPGTE, encoded by the coding sequence ATGCAATCGCTAACCCCCTACCTGGATACCGCCTTCTGTTTCGACAGCCCTGGCTCCCTGGCCCAGGCAGGCGTGCTGGATGCGCGTGCCGCCCATGTCATGGGCAGTGCCACGGGGCATTATCGGGCACAGACCGTGCGCCAGGGCCTGCAGTACTTCGATTGCCACCTGCACTTTCCAGAGCCCCTGCGCATCGACAAGGTGCTGCCCGAGAGCCTGTGCATCGTGCAGATGTTCGACGGCGCCTGGCAGCACAAGGTCGATGGCAGGCTGAACCATTACGATACCGGTCGGCTGCACGTGCTTGGCCTGAGCGAGAGCCTCGAAGCCCAGGACCAGTTGCCGGTCGACAGCCATGCGCGCATGGCCGGCGTGCGCATTGCCGGTGACGCATTGCGCGAGCTGGCCCAGGACGATCCGCAGTTTCATCCGTTGCTGGCGTTGCTGGCCGATGGCATGCACTTCGACCAGTTGCCCCAGTGTCCCTCGCTCAGCCGCCTGTTCCAGCAGCTCTATCGCTCACCCTACAGCGGTAGCTTGCGCCGCCTGCACTATGAAAGCCTGAGCCTGGGGATCGTACTGGAGCTGGCCAGCCATCTGTCAGGCCAGGCCCTGACACCTGAGCCGCAGCAAGACGGTGGCCGCCGTGACCTGGCCCTGGAAACGCGTCGGCTGCTGGACACCAGCCCCACTGCCCCGCCGTCCGTCGCCGCCCTGGCCAAGCAGCTGAAGGTGAGCGAGACCACGCTGCGCCGAGCCTTCAGCCAGCAGTTTGGCTGTTCGATCCTGCAGTACATTCGCCAACAGCGCCTTGAGCTTGCGCGCATCCTGGTACTGGAGCGCAAATGGCAGATTTCGCAGATCGCCTATCATGTCGGCTATGCCAACCCGGCGAACTTCTGCCATGCCTACAAGGCCTATTTCGGGCACACTCCCGGCACGGAATGA
- a CDS encoding multicopper oxidase family protein, which produces MSFTRRQMLKGLTGLVVVGLGAGGAARYWLGKVEDDNAGHDYELIAAPLDVELVPGHTTEAWAFGPSAPGTELRVRQGTWLRVRFINHLPIETTIHWHGIRLPLEMDGVPYVSQLPVKPGEYFDYKFRVPDAGSYWYHPHVSSSEELGRGLVGPLIVEEREPTGFKHERTLNLKTWHVDEQGGWMPFSIPREAARNGTAGRLITINGQADAVTELPAGQVVRVRLLNLDNTWTYRINLKGNCEARIYALDGNPVTPRPLEDDYWLGPGMRICLAIRIPNAGEEISLRDGFVRLGTLRAVANPDAPSDWPAALPPNPIAEPDLENAEKLNFNFEWAGKVSVGTDQGKPPSLWQINGQAWDITDKTCADRPIATLTRGKSYIFELKNMTQYQHPIHLHGMSFKVIGSNRHDIKEPWFTDTYLLGKNERAQVALVADNPGTWMFHCHVIDHMETGLMAAIAVV; this is translated from the coding sequence ATGTCCTTCACCCGTCGACAAATGCTCAAGGGCCTGACCGGCCTGGTTGTGGTTGGCCTGGGCGCGGGGGGCGCCGCGCGGTACTGGCTGGGCAAGGTCGAAGATGACAATGCCGGCCATGACTACGAGCTGATCGCAGCGCCGCTGGACGTCGAACTGGTCCCTGGACATACAACCGAAGCCTGGGCGTTCGGGCCCAGTGCCCCGGGGACCGAGCTGCGCGTGCGGCAGGGTACCTGGTTGCGCGTGCGCTTCATCAACCACCTGCCGATCGAAACCACCATCCACTGGCATGGCATCCGCCTGCCGCTGGAAATGGATGGCGTGCCGTATGTGTCGCAGTTGCCGGTCAAGCCAGGGGAGTATTTCGACTACAAGTTCCGGGTGCCCGATGCTGGCAGCTACTGGTACCACCCCCATGTCAGCAGCTCCGAGGAGCTGGGCCGGGGCCTGGTTGGCCCGCTGATCGTCGAGGAGCGCGAACCTACCGGTTTCAAGCATGAGCGCACGCTCAACCTCAAGACCTGGCATGTGGACGAGCAGGGGGGCTGGATGCCGTTCAGCATCCCGCGCGAGGCGGCGCGCAATGGCACCGCAGGGCGGCTGATCACCATCAACGGCCAGGCCGATGCCGTGACCGAGCTACCGGCAGGGCAGGTGGTGCGCGTGCGCTTGCTGAACCTGGACAACACCTGGACGTACCGCATCAACCTCAAGGGCAACTGCGAAGCGCGGATCTACGCGCTCGATGGCAACCCCGTCACCCCCCGGCCATTGGAAGATGACTACTGGCTGGGGCCTGGCATGCGCATTTGCCTGGCGATCCGCATTCCCAACGCCGGTGAAGAGATTTCCCTGCGCGACGGCTTCGTGCGCCTGGGCACCCTGCGCGCGGTGGCCAACCCGGATGCGCCCAGCGACTGGCCAGCGGCGCTGCCGCCCAACCCCATCGCCGAGCCGGACCTGGAAAACGCCGAAAAGCTCAACTTCAACTTCGAGTGGGCAGGTAAAGTGTCGGTCGGCACCGACCAGGGCAAGCCGCCGAGCCTGTGGCAGATCAACGGCCAGGCCTGGGACATCACCGACAAGACCTGCGCAGATCGCCCAATTGCAACGCTGACCAGGGGCAAGAGCTACATTTTCGAATTGAAGAACATGACCCAGTACCAGCACCCCATCCACTTGCACGGCATGAGCTTCAAAGTGATTGGTTCCAACCGGCATGACATCAAGGAGCCGTGGTTCACCGACACCTACCTGCTGGGCAAGAACGAGCGCGCCCAGGTTGCGCTGGTCGCCGATAACCCGGGCACCTGGATGTTCCACTGCCACGTCATCGACCACATGGAAACCGGCCTGATGGCCGCGATCGCGGTGGTCTGA
- a CDS encoding LysR family transcriptional regulator, whose amino-acid sequence MRNELDLNAVRVYAAVVDEQSFVGASRALAMPSSNVSRHVASLERQLGTRLLERSTRHLRMTEAGRLLYARAKPLLDALHCTQEELGAVQRELRGPLKLCMPGEAPRLLAPILAEFCSLHPGIELECDTRVTGLEVLREDVDLCILFHRGRQEDSEFITCQLACLPSIVVAAPSLLARTGIPQHVRALKSLPCITTLSALGGQPWQFQGARGETVKVPVRSRYRVNSGELAVAGARQGIGFAIVAAHPCQEDLTAGRLQEVVLDLCPAPLQLLAAYSHRHSVTARVRALLAFIQERLEALHSSPSGSTSA is encoded by the coding sequence GTGCGCAATGAGCTCGATCTGAATGCGGTCCGTGTCTATGCAGCGGTGGTGGATGAGCAGAGCTTTGTCGGCGCCTCGCGTGCGCTGGCCATGCCGTCTTCCAATGTCAGTCGCCATGTCGCTTCACTGGAGCGACAGCTCGGTACGCGCCTGCTTGAGCGCAGCACCCGGCATCTGCGCATGACCGAAGCGGGGCGGCTGTTGTACGCGCGAGCCAAGCCCTTGCTCGACGCCTTGCACTGCACCCAGGAAGAACTCGGTGCTGTACAGCGCGAGCTGCGAGGGCCACTGAAGCTGTGCATGCCAGGTGAGGCCCCCAGGCTATTGGCGCCCATCCTGGCCGAATTCTGCAGCCTGCACCCTGGCATCGAGCTTGAGTGCGATACCCGGGTGACTGGGCTGGAAGTGCTGCGTGAGGACGTGGACCTGTGCATCCTCTTTCACCGTGGCCGCCAGGAAGACAGCGAGTTCATCACCTGCCAGCTCGCCTGCTTACCGAGCATCGTGGTCGCTGCCCCGTCTCTGCTCGCGCGCACGGGTATCCCGCAGCACGTGCGAGCGTTGAAGTCGCTGCCTTGCATCACCACGCTCAGCGCGCTCGGAGGTCAGCCCTGGCAGTTTCAGGGCGCCAGGGGCGAAACCGTCAAGGTGCCGGTGCGCAGCCGTTACCGCGTCAACAGCGGTGAGTTGGCCGTGGCAGGCGCGCGGCAGGGGATAGGCTTTGCGATTGTGGCGGCTCATCCGTGCCAGGAGGATCTGACGGCTGGCCGGTTGCAGGAGGTGGTGCTGGACCTGTGCCCGGCACCCTTGCAGTTGCTGGCGGCATACAGCCACCGCCATTCAGTGACGGCGCGGGTGCGAGCCCTGCTGGCGTTCATTCAGGAGCGGTTGGAGGCGTTGCACAGCTCGCCAAGCGGTTCTACCAGCGCTTGA